A single Methanocorpusculum vombati DNA region contains:
- a CDS encoding helix-turn-helix domain-containing protein — protein sequence MYWYDYPELRDRAYLIAKLREGLSYRQIGDILGCSRDVIRGAVRKHKLSRPLIFSPPKQT from the coding sequence ATGTACTGGTATGACTACCCCGAACTCCGCGACCGCGCCTACCTCATCGCAAAACTTCGCGAAGGCCTCAGCTACCGCCAGATAGGGGACATCCTCGGCTGCTCCCGCGACGTCATCCGCGGCGCAGTACGAAAACACAAACTCAGCCGTCCCCTCATCTTCAGCCCGCCGAAGCAGACATAA